In Polynucleobacter sp. MWH-S4W17, a genomic segment contains:
- the rpmB gene encoding 50S ribosomal protein L28 translates to MAKVCQVTGKKPMVGNNVSHANNKTKRRFLPNLQNRRFWVESENRWISLRLTNAGLRVIDKNGIDAVLSDLRARGEI, encoded by the coding sequence ATGGCAAAAGTTTGCCAAGTCACTGGGAAGAAGCCGATGGTTGGCAACAATGTATCCCATGCAAACAATAAAACGAAGCGTCGCTTTTTGCCGAATTTGCAAAATCGTCGTTTCTGGGTTGAATCTGAAAACCGTTGGATTAGCTTGCGCTTAACCAATGCTGGTTTGCGCGTTATCGACAAGAACGGCATCGATGCTGTGTTGTCTGATCTTCGTGCACGTGGCGAAATTTAA
- a CDS encoding SDR family oxidoreductase, translating to MQSFGKPSILIIGCGDIGLRVAKQMSRSHRVFALTSQQNRFQELRAVGAIPVLGNLDHPESLWRLSGLAQTVIHLAPPQNGGNRDCRTRNLLRILAQGSNAVRRLIYISTTGVYGDHRGGKVSEATPVSPQSERAQRRVDAERILRLWAPAHGVALTILRVPGIYAADRLPIERLQAQTPALLPEEDAYSNHIHSDDLARLVCAAVYYGKPQRIINACDGGETKMGDYFDEVADAFGLERPARLPGNELQKIVSPMLWSFMRESRRVTNQRLPELKTPLRYPSVGHFLKTISKNP from the coding sequence ATGCAATCTTTTGGTAAGCCTTCAATCCTGATTATTGGCTGCGGAGACATCGGTCTTCGGGTAGCTAAACAAATGTCGCGAAGCCACCGTGTCTTTGCGCTCACTTCTCAACAAAATCGCTTTCAGGAGTTGAGGGCGGTTGGCGCGATTCCTGTTTTGGGTAATCTGGATCATCCAGAGTCTTTATGGCGCCTTAGCGGTTTAGCTCAAACCGTCATTCATCTAGCGCCACCTCAAAATGGTGGAAATCGTGATTGCCGAACCCGCAACCTTCTCCGAATTTTAGCCCAAGGCTCCAATGCCGTCAGGCGCCTGATCTATATCAGCACTACCGGTGTTTACGGTGATCATAGGGGTGGAAAGGTGAGTGAGGCTACCCCAGTAAGCCCCCAAAGCGAGCGAGCCCAAAGAAGGGTTGATGCCGAGAGAATTCTCCGTTTATGGGCGCCCGCCCATGGAGTAGCTTTGACAATTTTGCGCGTCCCGGGAATTTATGCAGCCGACCGCTTACCGATTGAGAGGCTTCAGGCGCAAACACCCGCATTACTGCCAGAAGAAGACGCTTATTCGAATCATATTCACAGCGATGACTTAGCGAGGCTAGTCTGCGCAGCGGTCTACTATGGCAAGCCTCAGCGCATCATTAATGCCTGTGATGGCGGTGAGACCAAAATGGGTGATTACTTTGATGAAGTGGCCGATGCCTTTGGGCTAGAAAGACCGGCTCGATTGCCTGGTAACGAGTTACAAAAAATCGTCAGTCCGATGCTTTGGTCCTTTATGCGTGAGTCACGCAGAGTGACCAATCAGCGCTTGCCGGAATTAAAAACACCACTACGCTATCCCAGCGTAGGACATTTTCTAAAAACTATTTCCAAGAATCCTTGA
- a CDS encoding peptidylprolyl isomerase, producing MTKLTVLPNSYLTLNYRLTLPSGEDYINTFVDRPATVLMGSGQFAPCFENVLLGLGIGEKKSALLAPEESFGERKEDLVQWVSLKALKEGRDDDVEFNPGDVIEFNAPGGAQYAGVLQSINEEGAWFDFNHPLAGRPVTFEAEIVAIL from the coding sequence ATGACTAAGCTTACTGTTTTGCCTAATTCCTATCTGACCCTCAACTATCGGCTCACTTTGCCCAGTGGGGAGGATTACATCAACACTTTTGTCGATCGTCCTGCGACGGTTTTGATGGGGTCTGGACAATTTGCTCCTTGCTTTGAGAATGTATTGTTGGGCTTGGGTATTGGTGAGAAAAAAAGTGCATTGCTAGCGCCGGAAGAAAGTTTTGGTGAGCGCAAAGAGGATTTAGTGCAATGGGTATCTTTGAAGGCGCTTAAAGAAGGTCGCGATGACGACGTGGAATTTAATCCGGGGGATGTGATTGAGTTCAACGCGCCTGGTGGCGCTCAATATGCAGGCGTGCTGCAATCGATCAATGAAGAGGGCGCTTGGTTTGACTTTAATCACCCATTGGCAGGCAGACCGGTAACTTTTGAAGCAGAGATTGTGGCGATTTTGTAA
- a CDS encoding glutamine--tRNA ligase/YqeY domain fusion protein has product MSQDSKPSKANTGAVAEPSNFLRQIIDHDLASGALAQRTNLAGEPIPSIITRFPPEPNGYLHIGHAKSICLNFGLAADYNNQAGGARCNMRLDDTNPVKEDVEYADSILDAVKWLGFDWGTHLYHASDYFDKLYEFAEILIQNGKAYVDSQSADDIHTNRGNFGQAGKNSPYRDRSPEENLSLFREMRAGKFRDGEHVLRLKIDMAHPNIVMRDPVVYRIRHTDHHRTGSKWCIYPLYDFTHCISDALENVSHSICTLEFENNRPLYDWIVNSLKELGVFKDPVPHQYEFARLNLTYTITSKRKLLQLVEEKHVEGWDDPRMPTIVGIRRRGYTPESIRLFCERIGVSKADSWIDMSTLDQALRDDLEVRAPRATAVLKPLKLVVENFDALAKEACSAPRHPNHPEWGNREFHFTRDLWIEADDFMKEPIKGFFRLYPPIGDQPGSRVRLRHGFVVECTGFETDAQGNVTQVNVTHFPDSKSGTAGSNNYKVKGNIHWISAAEAIPAEVRLYDHLFSDPHPDSGDKNFLEAINPHSKQTISAYLEPSMKDATAEDCFQFERHGYFVADKNDSKPGKPVFNRTVGLKDSWK; this is encoded by the coding sequence ATGTCCCAAGATAGCAAACCTTCCAAAGCAAATACCGGCGCTGTAGCCGAACCGTCTAATTTCTTGCGCCAGATCATCGATCATGATTTGGCAAGCGGGGCTCTTGCACAGCGCACTAACTTAGCTGGGGAGCCCATCCCATCGATCATCACCCGCTTTCCGCCTGAACCTAATGGCTACCTGCATATTGGTCACGCTAAAAGTATTTGCCTCAATTTTGGTTTAGCAGCTGATTACAACAATCAAGCTGGGGGTGCGCGCTGCAATATGCGCCTAGACGACACCAACCCAGTTAAAGAGGATGTGGAATACGCCGACAGCATTTTGGATGCAGTGAAATGGCTAGGTTTTGATTGGGGAACCCACCTTTATCACGCAAGCGACTACTTTGACAAACTATATGAGTTTGCTGAAATTTTGATTCAGAATGGCAAAGCGTATGTCGATAGCCAAAGTGCTGATGATATTCATACCAATCGCGGTAACTTTGGCCAAGCCGGAAAAAATAGCCCTTATCGCGATCGCAGCCCAGAAGAAAATCTCTCCTTATTTCGTGAAATGCGTGCCGGGAAGTTCAGGGATGGCGAGCATGTATTGCGACTGAAAATTGACATGGCGCATCCCAACATCGTGATGCGTGATCCCGTGGTTTACCGTATCCGCCATACCGATCACCACCGCACGGGCAGCAAATGGTGTATTTACCCTTTATATGACTTCACACATTGCATCTCAGACGCATTGGAGAATGTCTCTCACTCTATCTGCACGCTAGAGTTCGAGAACAACCGTCCCTTGTACGATTGGATTGTGAACTCATTAAAAGAATTGGGTGTCTTTAAAGACCCAGTGCCACATCAATATGAGTTCGCACGCCTCAACCTGACTTACACCATCACCAGTAAACGTAAGTTACTGCAGCTTGTAGAAGAAAAGCATGTTGAGGGTTGGGATGATCCTCGAATGCCAACCATCGTCGGCATCCGTCGCCGCGGCTATACGCCAGAAAGTATTCGTCTGTTCTGCGAGCGCATTGGTGTCTCTAAAGCTGATAGCTGGATTGATATGAGCACCCTTGATCAAGCATTACGTGATGATCTAGAAGTCAGAGCTCCACGCGCTACTGCAGTACTCAAGCCACTCAAGCTCGTAGTGGAAAACTTTGATGCCTTAGCAAAAGAGGCTTGTTCTGCGCCGCGTCATCCCAATCACCCAGAGTGGGGTAATCGTGAATTTCATTTCACGCGCGATCTATGGATTGAAGCGGATGACTTTATGAAGGAACCCATCAAGGGATTCTTCAGACTATATCCACCGATTGGAGATCAGCCAGGTAGCCGTGTTCGCTTACGCCATGGCTTTGTAGTGGAATGCACTGGTTTTGAAACCGATGCACAAGGAAATGTCACCCAAGTCAACGTGACACACTTTCCCGATAGCAAGAGCGGTACTGCTGGCTCCAATAACTACAAGGTCAAGGGCAATATTCACTGGATCAGCGCGGCTGAAGCGATTCCTGCAGAAGTGCGTCTATATGATCACCTGTTTAGCGACCCCCACCCAGATAGTGGTGACAAGAATTTCTTAGAAGCAATCAATCCCCACTCTAAGCAAACGATTTCTGCCTACTTAGAGCCCAGCATGAAAGATGCCACAGCGGAAGATTGTTTCCAGTTTGAACGTCACGGCTACTTTGTTGCCGACAAGAATGACTCCAAACCTGGCAAGCCAGTATTTAACCGTACGGTTGGCCTCAAGGATTCTTGGAAATAG
- the ispH gene encoding 4-hydroxy-3-methylbut-2-enyl diphosphate reductase, with protein MSDFNNPEILMAQPRGFCAGVDRAINIVNEALIRFGAPIYVRHEIVHNAYVVNELREKGAVFVDELHDVPKGGIVVFSAHGVSQEVRRDAEARGLQVYDATCPLVTKVHLEVVKMCKDGFTVLMIGHAGHPEVEGTMGQVKEGVFLIEKVGDVGSLPFPADEKIAFVTQTTLSVDETKEIVDALTMKFPNIVQPRKQDICYATQNRQDAVKFMAPQVEVVIVVGSATSSNSNRLRELSEKLGVPSYMVDAPEQLKPEWFAGKKRVGLTAGASAPESLAQSIVSQIQEFGPRQVRALDGVIEEVTFSLPKNLIG; from the coding sequence ATGAGCGACTTTAATAACCCAGAAATTTTGATGGCTCAGCCGCGTGGTTTTTGCGCGGGCGTAGATCGTGCTATCAATATCGTCAACGAGGCACTCATTCGTTTTGGTGCACCAATATATGTGCGCCATGAAATTGTGCACAACGCTTATGTAGTCAATGAGTTGCGCGAGAAGGGTGCGGTATTCGTAGATGAATTGCATGATGTTCCCAAAGGGGGCATTGTTGTATTTAGTGCTCATGGCGTTTCTCAGGAAGTTCGTAGGGATGCTGAAGCGCGAGGTTTGCAGGTGTATGACGCTACATGCCCGCTGGTTACCAAGGTTCACCTTGAGGTTGTCAAGATGTGTAAAGATGGCTTCACGGTATTGATGATTGGTCATGCTGGACATCCTGAAGTTGAAGGAACGATGGGGCAGGTGAAAGAAGGCGTTTTCTTAATCGAAAAAGTTGGCGATGTGGGCTCTTTGCCTTTCCCGGCAGATGAAAAGATTGCATTTGTTACCCAGACAACACTCTCAGTAGATGAGACAAAAGAAATTGTCGATGCGCTAACGATGAAGTTTCCCAATATTGTTCAGCCCCGCAAACAAGATATTTGTTATGCCACTCAGAATCGTCAAGATGCTGTGAAATTCATGGCGCCTCAGGTTGAGGTCGTTATTGTGGTGGGAAGTGCGACAAGCTCGAACTCCAATCGCCTGCGTGAGCTTTCTGAAAAGCTTGGCGTTCCGTCTTACATGGTGGACGCTCCGGAACAGCTCAAGCCAGAATGGTTTGCTGGTAAAAAACGGGTTGGTTTAACTGCGGGCGCATCAGCGCCGGAGAGCTTGGCGCAATCGATTGTTAGCCAAATTCAGGAGTTTGGCCCTAGACAGGTAAGGGCGCTTGATGGAGTAATAGAGGAAGTGACTTTCTCTCTACCTAAAAACCTAATTGGGTAG
- a CDS encoding acyl-CoA desaturase — protein MNTASGFDLFLHWLANGYLDWSWWKIVVFTLIVTHITIAAVTIFLHRCQAHRALDLHPIVSHFFRLWLWLTTGMVTKEWAAIHRKHHAKCETVDDPHSPQVLGINTVLSRGAELYKKEAANQETLNKFGHGTPDDWIEHNIYSKFSWQGVAIMLIIDVFLFGAVGLTVWAVQMLWIPITAAGIINGVGHFWGYRNFDCEDASRNIVPWGILIGGEELHNNHHTFATSAKLSNKWYEFDIGWMYIQIMSAVGLATVKKTPPKPVLSDLRPADQSTLEAIIANRYEIMARYSKTLRNFFGNEVQHMQVLATHLSDARTWLAKDESRLTEQEKAKLEELMASNAQLRKMIEMRRELQAIWGRSNSTKEQLLSQLHAWCQRAEDSGLTSLREFSLRLRRYA, from the coding sequence TTGAATACAGCTTCAGGTTTTGATTTGTTCCTCCATTGGCTTGCTAATGGATATTTGGATTGGTCTTGGTGGAAGATAGTTGTTTTCACCTTAATCGTTACGCACATCACGATTGCTGCGGTAACGATTTTCTTGCACCGCTGCCAAGCCCACCGGGCTTTGGATCTGCATCCCATTGTTTCTCACTTCTTCCGTTTGTGGCTTTGGCTAACAACCGGCATGGTTACCAAAGAGTGGGCGGCCATCCATCGCAAACATCACGCTAAATGTGAAACAGTTGATGATCCTCATAGCCCACAGGTTTTGGGTATCAATACAGTGCTCTCTCGTGGCGCTGAGCTCTATAAAAAAGAAGCGGCCAATCAAGAGACCTTGAATAAATTTGGTCACGGTACTCCAGATGACTGGATCGAGCACAACATCTACTCTAAGTTTTCTTGGCAGGGCGTTGCCATCATGCTCATCATCGATGTGTTTTTGTTTGGCGCGGTTGGCCTAACAGTTTGGGCAGTGCAAATGCTCTGGATTCCAATTACCGCAGCCGGCATCATTAATGGTGTTGGTCACTTCTGGGGCTATCGTAATTTTGATTGCGAAGATGCTTCCCGAAACATTGTGCCTTGGGGTATTTTGATTGGTGGCGAAGAGCTGCACAATAATCATCACACCTTTGCAACGAGTGCGAAGCTGTCGAACAAGTGGTATGAGTTCGATATTGGTTGGATGTATATTCAGATCATGAGCGCAGTTGGCTTGGCTACTGTGAAGAAGACGCCGCCTAAGCCGGTACTAAGCGATTTGCGTCCTGCTGATCAAAGCACCCTAGAGGCTATCATTGCAAACCGTTATGAAATCATGGCTCGTTATAGCAAGACATTGCGTAACTTCTTTGGCAATGAAGTGCAGCACATGCAAGTCTTGGCAACGCATTTAAGTGATGCGCGTACTTGGCTAGCTAAGGATGAATCTCGTTTAACTGAGCAAGAGAAAGCAAAGCTTGAAGAGCTCATGGCGAGTAATGCTCAGCTACGCAAAATGATTGAGATGCGTCGTGAGCTACAGGCTATCTGGGGTCGCTCCAACAGCACTAAAGAGCAATTACTTTCTCAGCTGCATGCTTGGTGTCAGCGCGCTGAAGACAGTGGCTTAACAAGTCTGCGTGAGTTCTCTTTGAGATTGCGTCGTTACGCCTAA
- a CDS encoding tripartite tricarboxylate transporter permease, translating into MDLFANLALGFDTAFTLQNLLYCLIGCVLGTLIGVLPGLGPIATIAMLLPATYALPPIAALIMLAGIYYGSQYGGSTTAILLNIPGETSSVVTAIDGYQMARNGRAGVALFTAGMGSFFAGCVATLVLAAFAAPLSQLAFKFGPAEYFSLMVLGLIGAVVLASGSLIKAIGMIVLGLLMGLIGTDVNSGVSRYAFDIPELSDGIGFVAVAMGVFGFAEIMGNLEKTDEDEGFLNKMTTMIPTKEDVKRMIPSILRGTTIGSILGILPGGGAALAAFGAYSVEKKSSKYSHEFGKGAIEGVAGPESANNAAAQTSFIPLLTLGIPPNAVMALMVGAMTIHNIQPGPQVMTSNPALFWGLIASMWIGNVMLILLNLPLIGIWVKLLKIPYRFMYPAILVFCCIGVYTVNNTVFDVYVTAAFGIIGYLFFKLGCEPPPLLLGFVLGPMMEENFRRALLLSRGDFTTFLTRPLSLGLLIASALLVVMVTLPAVKKTREEAFVED; encoded by the coding sequence ATGGACTTATTTGCTAATTTAGCTCTCGGTTTCGATACCGCGTTTACATTACAAAATCTTCTTTACTGCCTGATCGGCTGCGTATTGGGAACCCTGATTGGTGTACTGCCAGGCTTGGGTCCAATCGCCACGATTGCAATGCTGTTGCCAGCTACTTATGCCTTGCCTCCAATCGCAGCATTGATTATGTTGGCTGGTATTTACTACGGCTCACAGTACGGCGGCTCTACAACAGCAATTCTGTTGAACATCCCAGGAGAAACATCCTCGGTGGTGACGGCGATTGATGGCTACCAAATGGCCAGAAATGGTCGAGCTGGTGTTGCATTGTTCACCGCCGGCATGGGCTCATTCTTTGCTGGTTGCGTTGCAACTTTGGTATTGGCTGCATTTGCTGCACCACTCTCACAGCTGGCATTTAAGTTTGGTCCAGCAGAATACTTCTCCCTCATGGTTCTCGGTTTGATCGGCGCAGTTGTGTTGGCATCAGGATCCTTGATCAAAGCGATTGGCATGATTGTCTTAGGTCTCTTAATGGGCCTAATCGGCACTGACGTTAACTCTGGTGTTTCGCGTTATGCGTTTGATATTCCTGAATTAAGTGACGGTATTGGTTTCGTTGCTGTTGCTATGGGCGTATTCGGTTTCGCAGAAATCATGGGCAACCTTGAGAAGACGGATGAGGATGAAGGTTTCCTCAATAAGATGACCACCATGATTCCTACCAAGGAAGACGTCAAGCGCATGATTCCTTCCATCCTGCGCGGCACAACGATTGGTTCGATTCTTGGAATCTTGCCAGGCGGCGGCGCAGCACTTGCCGCATTTGGCGCTTACTCTGTTGAGAAAAAATCATCCAAGTACAGCCATGAGTTTGGTAAAGGCGCTATTGAGGGTGTTGCTGGTCCTGAATCAGCCAATAACGCTGCTGCTCAAACCTCATTTATTCCATTGTTGACTTTGGGTATTCCACCAAATGCAGTGATGGCCTTGATGGTTGGTGCGATGACTATTCACAATATTCAACCAGGTCCTCAGGTAATGACCAGCAACCCAGCTTTGTTCTGGGGTCTGATCGCCTCCATGTGGATTGGTAACGTCATGTTGATTCTCTTGAACTTGCCCTTGATTGGTATCTGGGTAAAGTTACTGAAGATTCCTTATCGCTTCATGTACCCAGCCATTCTGGTTTTCTGCTGTATCGGCGTCTATACCGTAAACAACACCGTGTTTGATGTATACGTGACCGCTGCCTTCGGCATCATTGGTTACCTCTTCTTCAAACTGGGTTGCGAACCGCCTCCATTGCTTTTGGGCTTCGTACTTGGACCAATGATGGAAGAGAACTTCCGCCGCGCTCTATTGCTATCTCGTGGTGATTTCACCACCTTCCTGACTCGTCCACTTTCCTTGGGATTACTGATTGCATCAGCACTCTTGGTGGTCATGGTTACCTTGCCGGCAGTCAAGAAGACTCGCGAAGAAGCATTTGTCGAAGACTGA
- a CDS encoding CDP-6-deoxy-delta-3,4-glucoseen reductase: MSYQVTLKTSGKQFTVNPDENLLEAALRQAINLPYGCKNGACGSCKGKVLEGQVTHGQHSESALSKADETAGGILFCCSHPQSDLLIEAREVQGAGDIAIRKVPCRVNAITKPSDDVAILKLQLPAAERFQFLAGQYLEFLLKDGQRRAYSIANVPEQEGPLELHIRHLPGGLFTDFVFGAVTPALKEKDILRFEGPLGSFFLREDSKKPIIFVAAGTGFAPIKSIIEQMQAKKIERPIHLYWGGRRPSDLYLDDLCKAWEKEIADFKYIPVISDALAEDAWQGRTGFVHQAVMADHPDMKGFQIYACGAPVMVNAARNDFLAKCQLPEEEFFADSFTSAADLATA, from the coding sequence GTGTCTTATCAGGTCACGCTCAAAACGAGCGGCAAACAATTCACCGTCAATCCAGATGAGAATCTCCTGGAGGCTGCTCTTCGTCAAGCCATCAACCTGCCCTATGGCTGCAAAAATGGTGCTTGCGGCTCCTGCAAAGGTAAAGTTCTAGAAGGTCAAGTCACCCATGGTCAGCATAGTGAAAGCGCCCTGAGCAAGGCCGATGAGACTGCGGGTGGCATTCTATTTTGCTGCTCCCATCCCCAATCAGACCTGCTGATTGAAGCTCGTGAAGTCCAAGGGGCGGGTGATATTGCGATTCGCAAAGTGCCATGCCGAGTCAACGCGATTACCAAACCTAGTGATGATGTCGCCATTCTCAAGCTGCAACTACCCGCTGCAGAGCGCTTTCAATTCTTGGCTGGGCAGTATTTGGAGTTTCTCCTTAAGGATGGCCAACGCCGCGCTTACTCAATCGCCAACGTGCCCGAGCAAGAAGGTCCGCTGGAGTTGCACATTCGTCATTTGCCAGGCGGCCTGTTTACTGACTTTGTATTTGGCGCCGTCACACCCGCATTAAAAGAAAAAGACATTCTTCGTTTTGAAGGCCCCTTGGGGAGCTTTTTCTTGAGAGAAGATTCCAAAAAACCAATTATCTTTGTTGCCGCTGGCACAGGTTTTGCTCCAATCAAATCGATCATTGAGCAAATGCAAGCAAAGAAGATAGAAAGACCCATTCACCTCTATTGGGGTGGACGTCGCCCTAGTGACTTGTATTTAGATGACTTGTGCAAAGCCTGGGAAAAAGAAATTGCCGACTTTAAATACATCCCAGTGATTTCGGACGCCTTGGCTGAAGACGCCTGGCAAGGTCGCACTGGCTTTGTGCATCAAGCTGTTATGGCGGACCATCCTGATATGAAAGGTTTCCAGATCTATGCCTGTGGCGCCCCAGTCATGGTCAATGCTGCCAGAAATGACTTCTTAGCCAAGTGTCAACTGCCAGAGGAAGAGTTCTTTGCTGACTCCTTCACCAGCGCTGCTGATTTAGCCACCGCATAA
- the rpmG gene encoding 50S ribosomal protein L33, with protein sequence MAKGGREKIKLESSAGTGHFYTTSKNKRTKPEKMEIMKFDPTIRKHVAYKETKLK encoded by the coding sequence ATGGCTAAAGGCGGCAGAGAAAAAATCAAGTTAGAGTCATCAGCAGGTACTGGTCACTTCTATACAACTTCAAAAAACAAGCGTACAAAGCCTGAGAAAATGGAGATCATGAAATTCGATCCAACCATTCGCAAGCACGTTGCTTACAAAGAAACAAAGCTGAAGTAA
- a CDS encoding acetylornithine transaminase, with protein MNKTTQTIDTHSVMFITPRPDVIMVEGKGSWLTDNNGKRYLDFLQGWAVNCLGHCNPGMIEALNKQAKTLINPSPAFFNEPMIGLSNLLTENSCFDKVFFANSGAEANEGAIKLARKWGQLNKSGAFEIITFDHSFHGRTLATMSASGKPNWDTMFAPQVAGFPKADLNDLESVKKLVTDKTVAVMLEPVQGEGGVIPATQEFMRGLRKFTKENNILLIADEVQAGCGRTGTLFAYQNYGIEPDIMTLGKGIGGGVPLAALLATDAVACFVPGDQGGTYNGNPLMTAVGISVIEQLLAPGFLDSVKAKGALLKSELLKLCAEFNLEGERGEGLLRALMLGKDIGPKLVDLARDRSPEGLLINSPRRNLLRFMPALNVSDDEIREMCNMLRELLKQVG; from the coding sequence ATGAATAAGACAACCCAGACGATCGATACCCACTCAGTCATGTTTATTACACCGCGCCCTGATGTGATCATGGTCGAAGGTAAGGGTTCATGGCTCACTGATAACAATGGGAAACGCTATTTGGATTTCTTGCAAGGCTGGGCCGTGAATTGCTTAGGTCACTGCAACCCAGGAATGATTGAGGCGCTCAATAAGCAAGCAAAGACACTCATTAACCCTAGTCCGGCATTTTTTAACGAGCCGATGATTGGCTTATCGAATCTACTGACTGAAAACAGCTGTTTTGACAAAGTCTTCTTTGCCAATAGCGGAGCTGAAGCGAATGAAGGCGCCATTAAGTTAGCGCGCAAATGGGGTCAACTCAATAAATCTGGCGCATTTGAGATCATCACGTTTGATCACAGCTTTCATGGCCGCACACTAGCAACGATGAGTGCTTCCGGAAAGCCAAACTGGGACACGATGTTTGCCCCACAAGTGGCGGGCTTTCCGAAGGCGGATTTGAATGATTTGGAATCCGTTAAAAAACTCGTAACCGACAAAACCGTTGCAGTCATGCTTGAACCTGTTCAAGGTGAAGGTGGCGTGATTCCAGCGACTCAAGAATTTATGCGTGGGCTACGTAAATTCACCAAAGAAAATAATATTCTGTTAATTGCCGATGAAGTGCAGGCTGGTTGCGGACGTACCGGTACGCTCTTTGCTTACCAAAACTATGGCATTGAGCCAGACATCATGACCTTGGGCAAAGGGATTGGTGGAGGCGTTCCTTTGGCAGCCCTATTAGCAACTGATGCGGTAGCTTGCTTTGTACCTGGCGATCAAGGTGGGACCTATAACGGCAACCCACTCATGACTGCTGTAGGTATTAGCGTCATTGAGCAACTACTAGCTCCAGGATTTTTGGACAGCGTTAAAGCCAAAGGTGCATTACTCAAGTCTGAATTACTCAAGCTTTGCGCAGAATTTAATCTTGAAGGTGAGCGTGGCGAAGGATTGCTACGCGCATTGATGCTTGGAAAAGATATTGGCCCAAAACTGGTTGATCTTGCCAGGGATCGCAGTCCTGAAGGCTTGTTGATTAATTCACCAAGACGAAACTTGTTACGCTTTATGCCTGCTTTAAATGTATCGGACGATGAAATTCGTGAGATGTGCAATATGCTGCGTGAGCTGCTAAAGCAAGTTGGCTAA
- the radC gene encoding DNA repair protein RadC, whose protein sequence is MIVSRPALAVHSPITGWPKNEQPREKLRLNGAASLSDAELLAIFLRVGVKGKSAVALAKDLLHHFGSLPRLLASTPEEFTRLHGMGLSKWSQIQAAYELVKRSLEDGLTHDPIFSSPNHVREFLQAKIGRLPHEVFLCLYLDSRLHLIECDELFRGSITQTAIYPREILKEALAKNASALIVAHNHPSGNPLPSEADQKLTKVLANALQLVDIQLLDHCIVSGSGFFSFSDSGLMDIGLK, encoded by the coding sequence GTGATTGTATCTAGGCCTGCGCTGGCTGTGCATTCCCCCATTACGGGCTGGCCAAAAAATGAGCAGCCTCGAGAAAAACTGCGCTTAAATGGCGCAGCGTCACTTTCTGATGCAGAACTACTTGCCATCTTTTTGCGGGTTGGGGTTAAGGGTAAAAGTGCTGTTGCACTAGCTAAAGATCTACTGCATCACTTTGGGAGCCTCCCTCGACTATTGGCCAGCACCCCCGAAGAATTCACACGCCTCCATGGCATGGGGCTTTCCAAATGGTCTCAAATTCAGGCGGCATATGAGCTAGTTAAGAGAAGTCTAGAGGATGGCTTGACCCATGACCCTATCTTTTCATCGCCCAACCATGTCAGGGAGTTCTTGCAGGCCAAAATTGGCCGTCTCCCCCATGAGGTCTTTCTGTGTCTCTACTTAGACTCCCGGCTTCACCTGATTGAGTGTGATGAGCTTTTTAGGGGGTCTATTACCCAAACAGCCATCTACCCCCGTGAAATCCTAAAAGAAGCCCTTGCTAAAAATGCTAGCGCCCTCATCGTGGCCCACAACCACCCCAGTGGCAATCCATTACCGAGCGAAGCAGATCAAAAACTCACCAAAGTATTAGCAAATGCCTTGCAACTGGTAGATATTCAGCTCTTGGATCACTGTATTGTGAGTGGCAGCGGTTTTTTCTCTTTTTCTGACTCTGGGCTTATGGATATTGGTCTTAAATGA